A stretch of the Azospirillum brasilense genome encodes the following:
- a CDS encoding MFS transporter: MPQVARSVLSLLLGVAFLMLGNGALSTLIGLRLAGTESGAVAVGLITAAFYTGLTGGSLFAHRVITRVGHIRAFAAFASVLSAAALSHALFASVPLWTLLRLAEGFCMAGLYICIESWLNGTANNETRGQILSLYMVTLYAASAVGQQLLQLDDAAGVRIFMLIAILLTLALVPVALTRTTPPTLPNVESYGLRRLYEASPLGVVGVFISGTVTGSIYGLAPVFGAASGFGVSGTALFMTTLILGGVALQWPLGRLSDRFDRRAVIIVLSAALALVSVGMILADGSGRQETLLLVAPFFGGLAFTLYPVCAAHTNDHAGPDNVVSVSGGLILANSVGAIIGPPLASAAMGFAGPEALFGFIAAGAGSATLYGLWRTRMRPPPPAEAQASFRPLPQTTPTVTPLDPLGPPRPELAAGD; encoded by the coding sequence ATGCCGCAGGTTGCACGGTCGGTACTTTCGCTCCTGCTCGGGGTCGCTTTCCTGATGCTGGGCAACGGCGCGCTCAGCACGCTCATCGGCCTGCGGCTGGCCGGCACGGAATCCGGAGCGGTCGCGGTGGGCCTGATCACCGCCGCCTTTTACACCGGGCTGACCGGCGGCTCCCTGTTCGCCCACCGCGTCATCACGCGGGTCGGTCACATCCGCGCCTTCGCCGCCTTCGCCTCCGTCCTGTCGGCGGCGGCGCTGTCGCACGCCCTGTTCGCCTCGGTGCCGCTGTGGACCTTGCTGCGGCTGGCCGAGGGCTTCTGCATGGCCGGCCTCTACATCTGCATCGAGAGCTGGCTGAACGGCACCGCCAACAACGAGACGCGCGGGCAGATCCTGTCGCTCTACATGGTCACGCTCTACGCCGCCTCGGCGGTGGGTCAGCAGTTGCTGCAGCTGGACGATGCGGCGGGCGTGCGCATCTTCATGCTGATCGCCATTCTGCTGACGCTCGCCCTGGTGCCGGTGGCCCTGACGCGGACCACGCCGCCGACCCTGCCCAACGTCGAATCCTACGGCCTGCGGCGGCTGTACGAGGCGTCGCCGCTGGGCGTCGTCGGCGTCTTCATCAGCGGGACGGTGACCGGCTCCATCTACGGCCTCGCCCCGGTGTTCGGCGCGGCGTCCGGCTTCGGCGTGTCGGGGACGGCGCTGTTCATGACGACCCTGATCCTGGGCGGCGTGGCGCTGCAATGGCCGCTCGGGCGGCTGTCGGACCGCTTCGACCGGCGCGCCGTCATCATCGTTCTGTCGGCGGCGCTGGCGCTGGTCAGCGTCGGCATGATCCTGGCGGACGGCAGCGGGCGGCAGGAGACGCTGCTGCTGGTGGCGCCGTTCTTCGGCGGTCTGGCCTTCACGCTCTACCCGGTCTGCGCCGCCCACACCAACGACCATGCCGGGCCGGACAATGTGGTGTCGGTCAGCGGCGGCCTGATCCTCGCCAACTCGGTGGGGGCGATCATCGGCCCGCCGCTGGCCTCGGCCGCCATGGGCTTCGCGGGACCGGAGGCGCTGTTCGGCTTCATCGCGGCCGGGGCGGGCTCGGCGACGCTCTACGGCCTGTGGCGCACGCGGATGCGCCCGCCGCCGCCCGCCGAGGCGCAGGCGAGCTTCCGCCCGCTGCCCCAGACGACGCCGACCGTCACCCCGCTCGACCCGCTGGGTCCGCCCCGGCCGGAGTTGGCGGCGGGGGATTGA
- a CDS encoding N-acetylglutaminylglutamine amidotransferase — protein MCGISGEIRFDSRPASASAVGSMTEALALRGPDGQGVFAHGRMAFGHRRLSIIDLSEAAQQPMTDPELGLGIVFNGCIYNYPELRAELEAKGYRFFSHGDTEVLLKAYHAWGRRFVERLYGMFAFAIWERDSGRVTLGRDRLGIKPLYLSETAGRLRFASTLPALLAGGDIDTAIDPVGLYQYMSFHAVVPAPGTILKGVRKLPPATLLTLEPDGRRIEETYWEPVFGPQPGDERMSEGDWQDAVLSTLRKAVERRLVADVPVGVLLSGGLDSSVIVALLAEAGQTGLQTFSIGFETVGQEKGDEFQYSDLIAQRFQTDHHKLFIDSSRALPALQDCVRAMSEPMVSHDAIGFFLLSQEVAKHVKVVQSGQGADEIFAGYHWYPPMMEATDPLSTYAKVFFDRNRAEMAEALNPQYLADEDVASAFVAAHFARPGADRPVDKALRLDTTVMLVDDPVKRVDNMTMAWGLEGRVPFLDHDLVELAARVPPELKVRDGGKYVLKEAARKVVPSEVIDRPKGYFPVPALKYLRGPYLELVRDVLNQPAARERALFQPAYLDRLFSDPETHITPLRGSKLWQAALLEFWLQTHGI, from the coding sequence ATGTGCGGCATCAGCGGGGAAATCCGCTTCGATTCTCGCCCGGCCTCCGCGTCTGCGGTCGGTTCGATGACCGAAGCCCTGGCGTTGCGCGGCCCCGATGGGCAAGGCGTCTTCGCCCATGGACGGATGGCCTTCGGCCACCGGCGGCTGAGCATCATCGACCTGTCCGAGGCGGCGCAGCAGCCGATGACCGACCCCGAACTGGGCCTCGGCATCGTCTTCAACGGCTGCATCTACAATTACCCGGAACTGCGGGCGGAGCTGGAGGCCAAGGGCTATCGCTTCTTCTCGCACGGCGACACCGAAGTCCTGCTGAAAGCCTATCACGCCTGGGGCCGCCGCTTCGTCGAGCGGCTCTACGGCATGTTCGCCTTCGCCATCTGGGAGCGCGACAGCGGGCGCGTCACGCTGGGCCGCGACCGGCTGGGCATCAAGCCGCTCTACCTGTCCGAAACGGCGGGGCGGCTGCGCTTCGCCTCCACCCTGCCCGCCCTGCTGGCCGGCGGCGACATCGACACCGCGATCGACCCGGTGGGGCTCTACCAGTATATGAGCTTCCACGCCGTCGTCCCTGCGCCGGGGACCATCCTGAAGGGCGTGCGCAAGCTGCCGCCAGCCACCCTGCTGACGCTGGAGCCGGACGGGCGCCGCATCGAGGAAACCTATTGGGAGCCGGTCTTCGGCCCGCAGCCCGGCGACGAGCGGATGTCGGAGGGCGACTGGCAGGACGCCGTGCTGTCCACGCTGCGCAAGGCGGTGGAGCGGCGTCTGGTCGCCGACGTGCCGGTCGGCGTGCTGCTCTCGGGCGGGCTGGACAGCTCGGTCATCGTCGCCCTTCTGGCGGAGGCGGGACAGACCGGCCTGCAGACCTTCTCCATCGGCTTCGAGACCGTGGGCCAGGAGAAGGGCGACGAGTTCCAGTATTCCGACCTGATCGCCCAGCGCTTCCAGACCGACCATCACAAGCTGTTCATCGACAGCAGCCGCGCCCTGCCCGCCCTTCAGGACTGCGTGCGGGCGATGTCGGAGCCGATGGTCAGCCACGACGCCATCGGCTTCTTCCTGCTGTCGCAGGAGGTCGCCAAGCATGTGAAGGTGGTGCAGAGCGGGCAGGGCGCCGACGAGATCTTCGCGGGCTACCACTGGTACCCGCCGATGATGGAGGCGACCGACCCGCTGTCCACCTACGCCAAGGTCTTCTTCGACCGCAACCGCGCGGAGATGGCCGAGGCGCTGAACCCGCAATACCTCGCCGACGAGGACGTGGCGAGCGCCTTCGTCGCCGCTCACTTCGCCCGGCCCGGCGCCGACCGCCCGGTGGACAAGGCGCTGCGCCTCGACACCACCGTCATGCTGGTCGACGACCCGGTGAAGCGGGTGGACAACATGACCATGGCCTGGGGGCTGGAAGGACGCGTGCCCTTCCTCGACCACGATCTGGTCGAACTGGCCGCCCGCGTCCCGCCGGAGCTGAAGGTGCGCGACGGCGGCAAATACGTGCTGAAGGAGGCGGCGCGCAAGGTCGTCCCCTCCGAGGTCATCGACCGGCCCAAGGGCTATTTCCCCGTTCCGGCGCTGAAGTATCTGCGCGGCCCCTATCTGGAGCTGGTGCGCGACGTGCTGAACCAGCCCGCCGCGCGGGAGCGCGCGCTGTTCCAGCCGGCCTATCTCGACCGCCTGTTCAGCGATCCGGAAACCCACATCACGCCGCTTCGCGGTTCGAAGCTCTGGCAGGCCGCTCTGCTGGAGTTCTGGCTGCAAACCCACGGGATCTGA
- the btsR gene encoding two-component system response regulator BtsR, which produces MMTVLIVDDEPLAREELRRLLEEFPDLQVVGECANAIEAIGAINRQPPDVVFLDIQMPRVSGLEMLSMLDPERMPRIVFLTAHDEYAVQAFEEHAFDYLLKPADPARLAKTLQRLRRERAPQDLAVLKDAAPLRLIPCTGHNRISLLKLDEVECVASKASGVFVVGADGEERFTELTLLTLQERTPLVRCHRQYLVNPDRIREIRLIDNGLAEIQTLGGQSIPVSRRFLGPLKERLGIG; this is translated from the coding sequence ATGATGACCGTCCTGATCGTGGACGACGAGCCGCTGGCCCGCGAGGAGCTGCGGCGCCTCCTGGAGGAGTTCCCCGACCTCCAGGTCGTCGGGGAATGCGCCAACGCCATCGAGGCCATCGGCGCCATCAACCGCCAGCCGCCCGACGTGGTCTTCCTCGACATCCAGATGCCGCGGGTCAGCGGGCTGGAAATGCTGAGCATGCTCGACCCGGAGCGGATGCCCCGCATCGTCTTTCTGACCGCCCACGACGAGTACGCCGTCCAGGCCTTCGAGGAGCACGCCTTCGACTATCTGCTGAAGCCGGCGGACCCGGCCCGGCTGGCGAAGACGCTGCAACGGCTGCGCCGCGAGCGGGCGCCGCAGGACCTCGCCGTTCTGAAGGACGCCGCCCCGCTGCGGCTGATCCCCTGCACCGGCCACAACCGCATCTCCCTGCTGAAGCTGGACGAGGTGGAATGCGTGGCCTCCAAGGCGAGCGGCGTCTTCGTCGTCGGTGCCGACGGCGAGGAACGCTTCACCGAGCTGACCCTGCTGACCTTGCAGGAGCGCACCCCGCTGGTGCGCTGCCACCGGCAATATCTGGTCAACCCCGACCGCATCCGGGAAATCCGCCTGATCGACAACGGTCTGGCGGAAATCCAGACGCTGGGCGGCCAGAGCATCCCGGTCAGCCGCCGCTTCCTCGGCCCGCTGAAGGAACGGCTGGGCATCGGTTGA
- the ngg gene encoding N-acetylglutaminylglutamine synthetase, producing the protein MMTMQNRTQTPFRIERALVSALMDEDSPRPSRRTGAGLGPTPRAVVNCGWGRLLFANTFPDVGELIEAMRREGPGRRDIALYLEDPHVALSQAPNELFLDPSHTYRLRLAGFRPGGETRGFTIETMRGRQDVDAVNRIYGARGMVTMDPEFCWSERDSRVLTHLIATDPVSGAVIGSVTGVDHVRAFKDPQNGSSLWCLAVDPQAAYPGIGEALVRALAEHFKERGRSFMDLSVLHDNANAIALYEKLGFRRVPVFALKTKNPINEKLFAGPAVEASLNPYAMIIINEARRRGIGVEVVDAESNLFRLSFGGRSILCRESLSELTSAVALFRCDDKAVTRRTLLRTGLSVPDQMTAAGMDDNAAFLERHGSVVVKPARGEQGQGITVDVRDAETLAWAVGKAKKICDTVLLEQFVQGQDVRILVIDYRVVAAAVRRPAEIVGTGDRTISQLIEAQSRRRAAATGGESRIPMDEETERCVRDAGFSMDSVLPEGQTLAVRKTANLHTGGTLHDITDRLHHRVVEAAVEAARALDIPVVGLDLLIPDLLGSDYAIIEANERPGLANHEPQPTAERFLDLLFPYSAVDPRA; encoded by the coding sequence ATGATGACGATGCAGAATCGCACCCAGACGCCTTTCCGGATCGAACGCGCCCTGGTCTCCGCCCTGATGGACGAGGACTCGCCGCGCCCGAGCCGCCGGACGGGGGCGGGGCTTGGGCCGACGCCGCGCGCGGTGGTGAATTGCGGCTGGGGCCGCCTGCTGTTCGCCAACACCTTTCCCGACGTCGGCGAATTGATCGAGGCGATGCGCCGGGAGGGGCCGGGGCGGCGCGACATCGCGCTGTATCTGGAGGACCCGCATGTAGCGCTGTCCCAGGCGCCGAACGAGCTGTTCCTCGACCCCTCCCACACCTACCGCCTGCGGCTGGCCGGTTTCCGGCCCGGCGGCGAGACGCGCGGCTTCACCATCGAAACGATGCGCGGCCGCCAGGACGTCGATGCCGTGAACCGCATCTACGGCGCCCGCGGCATGGTCACCATGGACCCGGAATTCTGCTGGTCGGAGCGTGACAGCCGCGTGCTGACCCATCTGATCGCCACCGATCCGGTCAGCGGCGCGGTTATCGGCTCGGTCACCGGGGTGGACCATGTCCGCGCCTTCAAGGACCCGCAGAACGGCTCCTCCCTGTGGTGCCTGGCGGTCGATCCGCAGGCGGCCTATCCCGGCATCGGCGAGGCGCTGGTCCGCGCGCTGGCCGAACATTTCAAGGAGCGCGGGCGCAGCTTCATGGACCTGTCGGTCCTGCACGACAACGCCAACGCCATCGCGCTCTACGAGAAGCTGGGCTTCCGGCGGGTGCCGGTCTTCGCGCTGAAGACCAAGAACCCGATCAACGAGAAGCTGTTCGCCGGCCCGGCGGTGGAGGCGAGCCTCAACCCCTACGCCATGATCATCATCAACGAGGCCCGGCGCCGCGGCATCGGGGTGGAGGTGGTGGACGCGGAGTCGAACCTGTTCCGCCTCAGCTTCGGCGGGCGCAGCATCCTGTGCCGCGAAAGCCTCAGCGAGCTGACCTCGGCGGTGGCCCTGTTCCGCTGCGACGACAAGGCGGTGACCCGGCGCACGCTGCTGCGGACCGGCCTGTCGGTGCCCGACCAGATGACCGCCGCCGGGATGGACGACAACGCCGCCTTCCTGGAGCGCCACGGCAGCGTCGTGGTGAAGCCCGCCCGCGGCGAGCAGGGCCAGGGCATCACCGTCGATGTGCGCGACGCGGAGACTCTGGCCTGGGCGGTGGGCAAGGCGAAGAAGATCTGCGACACGGTCCTGCTGGAGCAGTTCGTGCAGGGCCAGGACGTGCGCATCCTGGTCATCGACTACCGCGTCGTCGCCGCCGCGGTGCGCCGCCCGGCGGAAATCGTCGGCACCGGCGACCGCACGATCTCACAGCTGATCGAGGCGCAGAGCCGCCGCCGCGCCGCCGCCACCGGCGGGGAAAGCCGCATCCCGATGGACGAGGAGACGGAACGTTGCGTGCGCGACGCCGGTTTCTCCATGGACTCGGTCCTTCCGGAGGGGCAGACGCTGGCCGTGCGCAAGACGGCCAACCTGCACACGGGCGGCACGCTGCACGACATCACCGACCGTCTGCACCACCGCGTGGTGGAGGCGGCGGTGGAGGCGGCGCGCGCGCTCGACATTCCGGTGGTCGGCCTGGATCTGCTGATCCCCGACCTGCTGGGGTCCGACTACGCGATCATCGAGGCGAACGAGCGGCCCGGCCTTGCCAACCACGAACCGCAGCCGACCGCCGAGCGCTTCCTCGATCTTCTCTTCCCCTACTCCGCGGTCGATCCGCGGGCGTGA
- a CDS encoding osmoprotectant NAGGN system M42 family peptidase, with translation MEQATLTRAGIVRPVIDMDYLTGLLRRLLEIPSPTGYTDQIVHFCGDELHRLGIPFELTRRGAIRADLAGRQYSPDRAVVAHLDTLGAQVKMLKANGRLEVVPIGTWSARFAEGARCTVFTDKGSYRGTILPLKASGHTFNEEIDTQPVAWTNLEIRVDARCETLAELQVHGFNVGDFVAIDPQAEFDASGFINSRHLDDKAGVAVIFAAAKAVLDAKLPLPVDCHLLLTISEEVGSGASSVLHKDVAEMVTIDNGTTAMGQNSREFGVTVAMADSTGPFDYHLTHKLLKLCQQHNIEHQRDVFRYYRCDSAAAIEAGNDIRTALVCFGIDSSHGYERIHADSLRSLAELIALYMQSDVAIPRDRVGMGPMGAFPWQPTAPAKVEE, from the coding sequence ATGGAGCAGGCAACCTTGACGCGGGCCGGAATTGTCCGGCCGGTCATCGACATGGACTATCTGACGGGCCTTCTCCGCCGCCTGCTGGAGATCCCGAGCCCGACCGGATACACCGACCAGATCGTGCATTTCTGCGGCGACGAGCTGCACCGACTGGGCATCCCCTTCGAACTGACCCGGCGCGGCGCCATCCGCGCCGATCTGGCGGGGCGGCAATACAGCCCCGACCGCGCCGTGGTCGCCCATCTCGACACGCTGGGCGCCCAGGTGAAGATGCTGAAGGCCAACGGCCGGCTGGAGGTGGTGCCCATCGGCACCTGGTCGGCGCGCTTCGCCGAGGGGGCGCGCTGCACCGTCTTCACCGACAAGGGAAGCTACCGCGGCACCATCCTGCCGCTGAAGGCGTCCGGCCACACCTTCAACGAGGAGATCGACACCCAGCCGGTGGCCTGGACCAACCTGGAGATCCGGGTGGACGCCCGCTGCGAAACCCTGGCGGAATTGCAGGTTCACGGCTTCAACGTCGGCGACTTCGTGGCCATCGACCCCCAGGCGGAGTTCGACGCCAGCGGCTTCATCAACTCCCGCCATCTCGACGACAAGGCCGGGGTGGCGGTGATCTTCGCCGCCGCCAAGGCTGTGCTGGACGCCAAGCTGCCGCTGCCGGTGGACTGCCACCTGCTGCTGACCATCTCCGAGGAGGTCGGCTCCGGCGCCTCGTCGGTCCTGCACAAGGACGTGGCGGAGATGGTGACCATCGACAACGGCACCACCGCCATGGGCCAGAACAGCCGCGAATTCGGCGTGACCGTCGCCATGGCCGACAGCACCGGCCCCTTCGACTATCACCTGACGCACAAGCTTCTGAAGCTGTGCCAGCAGCACAATATCGAGCACCAGCGCGACGTCTTCCGCTATTACCGCTGCGACAGCGCCGCCGCCATCGAGGCCGGCAACGACATCCGCACGGCGCTGGTCTGCTTCGGCATCGACAGCTCCCACGGCTACGAGCGCATCCACGCGGACTCGCTGCGCTCGCTGGCCGAGTTGATCGCGCTCTACATGCAGAGCGACGTGGCGATCCCCCGCGACCGCGTCGGCATGGGCCCGATGGGCGCCTTCCCCTGGCAGCCCACCGCACCGGCAAAAGTCGAGGAGTGA
- a CDS encoding carbon starvation CstA family protein: MDHALTFVIATLCILALCYRFYGVFFVRKVLRADDSEVTPSHILADGRNYVPTKKWVNAGQHFAAIAAAGPLVGPVLAAQFGYLPSFLWLLIGCVIGGAVHDTVVLFASMKHKGQSLSEVAKAELGPVAGWCTGLAMLFIITITMAGLSMVVVHALERNAWGAFAVFMTIPIAVALGLYEKITGSSKGATQVGIAAIAASVFAGPYIQGTVLGSWLTLHAETVALILPIYAFFATALPVWMLLTPRGYLSSFMKIGVFGALVVGVVFINPEIRFPALTDFIHGGGPVLAGPVWPFISITIACGAISGFHAFIGSGTTPKLIDKWSDIRTVAFGGMLAECVVGVMALIAATSLHPADYFAINSSPAAFQALNMQVVDLPRLSQEIGLDLYGRTGGAVTLAVGMTEIFTRIPWFGTLASYFFQFVVMFEAVFILTAVDSGTRVARYLIQDLGGDLYAPLKRLDWVPGSIAASVLACVAWGYLLTSGDINSVWALFGVSNQLMASVGLIIGATIILRLGQKRVYMLTCLVPLAYLFVTVNYAGYWMITNVYLNPLAKGYNVFNAGISIIMLSLGFVILIAALKKWKELLRIRKDTLPETLIATPAE, translated from the coding sequence ATGGATCACGCCCTAACATTTGTGATCGCGACACTCTGCATCCTCGCCCTCTGCTACCGCTTCTACGGCGTGTTCTTTGTGCGCAAGGTGCTCCGTGCCGATGATTCCGAGGTGACGCCGTCCCACATCCTGGCCGACGGGCGAAACTATGTTCCCACCAAGAAGTGGGTGAACGCCGGCCAGCATTTCGCGGCGATCGCCGCCGCCGGCCCGCTGGTCGGCCCCGTGCTGGCCGCGCAGTTCGGCTATCTGCCGAGCTTCCTGTGGCTGCTGATCGGCTGCGTCATCGGCGGCGCGGTGCACGACACGGTCGTGCTGTTCGCCTCGATGAAGCACAAGGGCCAGTCCCTGTCGGAGGTTGCCAAGGCCGAACTCGGCCCGGTCGCCGGCTGGTGCACCGGTCTGGCGATGCTGTTCATCATCACCATCACCATGGCCGGCCTGTCGATGGTCGTCGTCCATGCGCTGGAACGCAACGCCTGGGGCGCCTTCGCGGTCTTCATGACGATCCCGATCGCCGTCGCGCTCGGCCTCTACGAGAAGATCACCGGCTCGTCCAAGGGCGCCACGCAGGTCGGCATCGCCGCCATCGCCGCCTCCGTCTTCGCCGGCCCCTACATCCAGGGCACGGTGCTGGGCAGCTGGCTGACGCTGCACGCTGAGACGGTCGCGCTGATCCTGCCGATCTACGCCTTCTTCGCCACGGCGCTGCCGGTGTGGATGCTGCTGACCCCGCGCGGCTACCTGTCGAGCTTCATGAAGATCGGCGTGTTCGGCGCGCTCGTCGTCGGCGTCGTTTTCATCAATCCGGAAATCCGCTTCCCCGCGCTCACCGACTTCATCCATGGCGGCGGCCCGGTGCTGGCCGGCCCGGTGTGGCCGTTCATCTCGATCACCATCGCCTGCGGCGCCATCTCCGGCTTCCACGCCTTCATCGGCTCGGGCACCACGCCGAAGCTGATCGACAAATGGAGCGACATCCGCACCGTGGCCTTCGGCGGCATGCTGGCGGAATGCGTGGTCGGCGTCATGGCGCTGATCGCCGCCACCTCCCTGCACCCGGCCGACTATTTCGCCATCAACTCCTCGCCCGCCGCCTTCCAGGCCCTGAACATGCAGGTTGTCGATCTGCCGCGGCTCAGCCAGGAAATCGGCCTCGACCTCTACGGCCGCACCGGCGGCGCGGTGACGCTCGCGGTCGGCATGACGGAAATCTTCACCCGCATCCCGTGGTTCGGCACGCTGGCCTCCTACTTCTTCCAGTTCGTCGTGATGTTCGAGGCGGTCTTCATCCTGACCGCGGTGGACAGCGGCACCCGCGTGGCCCGCTACCTGATCCAGGACCTGGGCGGCGACCTCTATGCCCCGCTGAAGCGTCTCGACTGGGTGCCCGGTTCGATCGCCGCGAGCGTGCTGGCCTGCGTGGCCTGGGGTTACCTGCTGACGTCGGGCGACATCAACTCGGTGTGGGCGCTGTTCGGGGTGTCGAACCAGCTCATGGCCTCGGTCGGCCTGATCATCGGCGCCACGATCATCCTGCGCCTAGGCCAGAAACGGGTCTACATGCTGACCTGCCTCGTCCCGCTGGCCTACCTGTTCGTGACGGTGAACTACGCCGGCTACTGGATGATCACCAACGTCTATCTGAACCCGCTGGCCAAGGGCTACAACGTCTTCAACGCCGGCATCTCGATCATCATGCTGTCGCTCGGCTTCGTGATCCTGATCGCCGCCCTCAAGAAGTGGAAGGAACTCCTGCGCATCCGCAAGGACACCCTGCCTGAGACGCTGATCGCCACCCCGGCGGAATAG